The sequence CAATTCAACAAGTGCTACCCACTAATCTAATCTAATCTCAGTCGAATGCTCCTTAAGTTTAAGGGGTAAGTCCTCAACGAAAAGCCATAACTCTTAACCGTTCGGATCCCATATACGCATGGGCTACTTCACTCCTTTCTTTATTTCACGTTTTCTCGGGAAAATTAGTTGCAAATAGATTTCTGCCCATAAACGGACATTCAAATCGATCAACTCGCTAAAACCCCGTATTTTTTATTGCAAGTCAATTTTTGCCTATAGACGGACATTGAAATCGATACAGTTTCATTTTCCCGGGAATTTTGCGGAAAGATTGGCTGAATTCCTATCCCAAGAGCGGATTCTGATTCAGTAGTTTTCTTCAGGTTGGGTCGGCTTGAGCTTGAGACAGATGTGGTTCTTCTGGGTCAGTGCCAATGGGAACTACATATCAAAGAGACCGGGTTCCATTTAGTTCCAAAGACTGGTAGGGATAGGGATCAATTCAATCGACCTACTTCCCCTTACTATAAATATAAATAGTAAAACTACTCTGTCCCATAGTGAGAGTGGAGTTCCAAGCGACCATTTTCTGCCCAGCTTTCTTTCCTTTTGTGAAAGCATATGACATAGTTAAAGAAAAAGAAGAGAATGCAAGCGGAACTTCATCCGTAAGCGGTGTTGGAGGACTAGCAATTGAATCAGCTGTTGATGCAATAAAAGCTGTGATCCTAGGAGCTGCACATGATGGGGAATAGCCGGTGCATCGATATTCTGTAAGTGTTCCATAAACCGGAGGATTTCCGCTTTGAGATCTCAAAGGAGCTCATCTGAAGCCCCTCCCAGGCCAAGTTCCCCCACTGAAAAAGCTAGAGAAAGGTTGCTCAGCCCCGACTTCCCTAGGCCCTTCGTTCAACTCGCCTTTTGGCGACTACACTTCCTACCCAAAATAATAGATAGAAATATCGCAAATAGAGCCATTGCAACACCCATCAAAGGAGTAGTTCCCCACCCCGGAGCTACTTTACCATATTCTGAATTTAATGGTTTCAATAAATCCCCTACAACAGTTCGTCTTGGACCAGATCTAGAATTATCCTCAACGGTTTGCGTAGCCATAAATACTATTTTTTATTCATTTAGATCTGTTGACTTTGTATACCATTTCGCTGTAAATATAAGGATCTTATCCTATAGATCTATTGTGATCTTGAAACTTTAGAATTCTAATAATGGAAACAGCAACCCTAATTGCCATCTCTATCAGCTAGTTAGCTAGCCGCTCTTTCCCTAGTCTTAGCTAGTCTCATTTTCCTTCGGCTTCTTGTAAGGCTCACTTCACTTCTCTTGAAAGACAAGACAGGGAAGAGGTTACTATGTAGCTAACGGGAGAGGTATGAAGATAGATTGCTCACTTATAGGCTCAGGAACTCCAACTACAAAACAAACTCTGAACTACACTATTTCAGTTCCTTTCTCTTCTCTTCCCGAGAGTCTTACTTCACTGTCGACTTAGTAATCAATTCCATTCCATATTCCCCTATTTTCCTGTGATTCGGAATTACAAAGTATACTTTAGCTTTAGAAAATAGGCTTGAGCAGAGCCCTTCCAGTTCGAGTCTATATGTTGTTAATTCCCTTTGTTGCTGAACCTCATCCGTACACTTACGTACTCAACTAAACAAGGGCAGAGTCTGATCGATGGGAGTTCACTAGGGGCACCATTTCAGAGAGGAGAGAATCCATTTCAAAGGGAAGGACTGATTGAGTATGAAGTAGAAAGAAGAGACTAGCTGATGTGCTTACAAGCCTTTGATCCTTTCTATCTCTCTATATATAGACTATGGATTTTGATTCAATTTAGATGGTTCATTCCTCGACTCAATCCTAACCTAAAGGCGAAGTCGTAATAGTCAATCTAACCTGTAAGCGGCGCGGTAGAAGGGAAGTGAGAATTCTCAAACTAACCAGCTAAGGCGGAATAGTCCGATCGAACCCCGGGAATGAAGTCCTTTGTCTGGTAAGAAGTTGTTACTGAATATCTGTCCTTACTTAATAAACAAGTATGGAAGGTTCTCTCATCGCCCGAGATGTACTAAAGGGATAGGATAAACCAACCAAAGCAGAAGAAGGGAAGAGAGCCCCAGTGAAGTAAACCGAGGGCACGAAGCAAGCAAGGTATGGTGGGTGCCAGCTACTTTCACTTGTTAGGAGTAGGGGCTGAAAAGAGCTCTTTGTATAGGTTGGGTTTGCTGGGCTTTGATGCTTACCTTATTTTTTTGAAAAGGGGAAGGTTTGATAAAGGAGCTTTTAAGCCCTTTTGCTGGATTGTTGGTCTGCAGCCCCGCCCTATAGAATAGAATGAATCCAATAAGGAGAGGCCTATGGATGACCGAGCCACTCTTATACTACTCCTTACCTCACCCCCTTCTCACTTAAAGGGCGAAGTCGCTGAAGCGAGTCTAAAGGCCAAAGAGTGATCTTTGAACGTTACTACGCATCCTTATTAATTAATAGGTATAGTGTAAGGTAGGTTTGTTTGGGTATAGCAGGACTTGAACCTGCGACCATTAGGTTAAAAGCCCAATGCTCTACCAACTGAGCTATACACCCAAAAAAAATATAGATAGTAATATAGTAGTAAATAAAGATGGGTGCAGAAAAGAGGGCGGCCCCTCTTCTCATCATATTAAAGGGGCGCAGCTCTGTATGAGGCTCGTACTGCGGAGCAAGCGAAGAATAAGGGCGCGCGTTAGCACTCCTGCAAGAAAACGGCCTTACTCAACAAGCGCACCTTTATTAGTAAGTTGTTTCCACTCATTGAAGATTCTATCTACAAAAGAAGGTCAACGGGGGATACTCAAGTTGCTCTCACTGACACCATCTACGAGAAGGTGAGGTCGTCTTTCTTTCCGGCCGCCATACGGTTCGTTCGCCTTAAAGCCTTAAAGACGGAGAAAGGGAGGAGCAGTTATCTATGTAATTACGGTCTTTGTTGGCCGTTGTTCCGGTCGAGCACTCTCTTTTCTTTGCTTTGTTCAATAGAGTCTTACCAAACAAGACTGACTTCTGACCAACCCGCGAAGGGTTGTGAAGTTGGACCAGGTACGAAGAATGAATCTATATCTGTGTACGGTACGGAAGTTGCTGGCCGGCGGCCGCTCAACTGTTCGAGCGCAATACAGTGGTGGTTGGTTCCGATTCGACAAGGGTAGAATGCCTGGTCGAAGGTCCAGTACAGTAGGTAGCAGGCGTGTTTTGGCTCCCGAGCGAGAACGATAAATAGGCGCTGCACCATTCTTGCTGCTATGTACGTGAACCTTGACTTGAGAGATTCATCCAATGGAACCCACACTCAAAGGAGGACCACAAGCTCGGGGCTCGACGAAACAGAAAATATCAGCATTAAGAAACTGACTTATTGGGGTTAGCAGTGAAAGAAAGAGCCCGGCATTCATTCATTTATTCATTCATATTCATAGCTTAGTCTACTAAAATCAAAGAGGGACCAGCCTCATCGTGGTAATTATCGGACATCTCTGATCGTTCACCTCTAATGTGACACGTTCCCTCCCAGTTATATGATCCACGGGATCAGTCGGCTAGAGAGCGGGGCTATTCTTCTTCCGGGGAGGGAAAGTCGTCCCCTCTACTGATCGAACCCTCAGTTCGGGGGTCTTCGTCAACATGTTTTGAGGCTCCAGTCTTCGGCGGGTCACCATTACTTGACTTAGAAAGGCGAACATCTAGGCAAGGGAAAGCGCAGTGCGCCTGGTGCAAATGGCTTTCTTTTTTCATGATATACCAATCAGAATGGAGGACCCTACCTACGTACATGATTGATAGAAGAACTACGTAGGGGGTCGGTCAACTTGATGCGGGAGAGGCATGAGTGCAGTTCGATCTTGTGGTGTATTCGTTTGTAGTGAGTAGGGCCTCTTTTTGATCAGTTCGCCTCCGCTCTATTGAAAGGTCTCCATTCCTACGGCGGTTTTGTCAACGAACGCGTCTCGGGCCGGATTGACTAACCTAACCCTTACTTAAGGGGGCCTTGCCATAGTTGGGTGCTCTGCTTTAGTGTGATTTACGAAGGCTAGGCTAGTAATACCAAAAAAAATGAAAAGAGATCGGGGTCGATAGTTGGCAAGGAACTTGATCCCCCCAAAACACAAAAGGGGCAGCTGCGGTCGAACTCGAATTCTGGAAATCAAATAAGTCGGGGCCCTTTTACCTTACCAAGTCTACCGGATAGAAATTAGCAGATCAGGTATAGATACGGGAAAGGCTTTCTCCCTAAGTGGAATCGGTGGAATGCCCTGCTTCCGGCTAAGTATACAGAGTTGGGTCTACCGTTCGTTCCACCGTTACCTCTATTCTATTCCGATCTTTCTTTTCTCCTTTGCTTCCTTGTCTCGTCTATCCTTCTCTGCCTTCAGCCTGTCTTTGAGCTCTATCCCGTCCTTCCTTTGGCTTGCCCTGAGGATTGACTCTCCAAAGTCGATTTGATCACTGTTCGGTTCAAGTCTTCATCGATCGGGTGGATCTTTGAGGGGGGATGGAAAGGTGGGTGAGTCATGGCTGTGGACAGAGAGAAATCAAGCGGTAGTCTTCCGGTGGAATAGATTTCTAGTAAGTGTCTTCTTTCCTTCTCTTCTAGTAAGCGCCGTCAGGTCTCTCTTCTTGGGATATCTTGATCACCAGAAAGGATAGAGATCTTAAGTAGACATGCTTTAGGCATCGATCATCTTCCTAACTACATGGTACTCCCCCTCCCATTACTGGAACCGACGAAAGGGGGTGGAATAAAGAAAATGAGGAAGTGTCCCTTAGAGAAAGAGAGTCCGCTCTCTCATTGTCTGATTGCATCGTAGAGCGTCTGCACCAATTGCTTGGTTGCAGTAGCAGCCCCCTTTCTCCTTCTTTCATATGATAAATTAGAAAGATTTTAAATATAGTAAGTGTAAGAGCGACTTCAATCTTTATTCGCTAAAAAAGAGAAGCCGGGTTCCGAGAATAGTAGTTTCATCTGGATTGGGTTAGTGTTCAGTGTACCTATGCTTCTTTCGATCTGCTTTCTAGTTATGAATAAGACTCGTCTTCAAGTTCAAGTTAATATCATAGATAAAGATCAGAAGTGAAGAAAGACAGAACGAATCTCTTATCGCCATCTTTATCTTTCTAGCAGTGCTCTCAACTATTATCTTATTATATATAATACATATCTTTCTTCTCTTCTGCTCTTTGCTATCCCACTTCTACATAAAACTGTGCTGCAACCTTAATCCTAAGAAGACGGGGTAGGACTGGAGTCTGAGGGATCTCTTTCGAATGTGGTGTGCCCTTGGCCGGGGCAAAAAGACCAAAATGATTCTCTAAAGTGGTAGCTCTACGAAGGTTCCATCTACAGAGCAGGTGGAGAAGGTCGGCGGGCTTCATCCAAGTCCCTATCGGAGGTTCCATAAGGTACATTCACTTTGTTGGGAGGTGTAGACGCTTAAGCTGGGAACGGCAGTAAGGTCCCTATTGATTGAGATTTTTCACTTCTTGCTTGGCTTGTAAGGCTGTGGCAATAGGAGGTTGGAGCGATGCATGATGGCCGGGAAAAGACGTAGCGCTTTAGAGAAATCGGGATTACACCCTTTTTTATATCCCTGTCACAGAGTTTGGCCAGAAAAAAGGTCACGCTTTGGCCTATCATGAGATAATTAGTTTATGCACGTGGTGGAGCGGGCAGTCTTATGCCCTGGTAATCAAAGAAATGAGTAAAACGGCCCAAATAGCCAAATCGGTAAAAATGGCAGAAGAGGCTTTTTATAAGTCCATTATGACGGTTCAGGAGGCTAGAACCGTTGACCTTGAGGATGAAGCATAGCGCTGCTTAAGTTAAGGAAGAGTTCGCTTTTCTTTTGCCGTAGGAGTTGCCGGCAGGTCTACCCCCTCGGAGACGGGTAGATCATCAGTCTGACTACTAATCAGGCCAGCGGAAAGCTAGATACGGGCTTACGACTGTTTAGGGAATTCAATCAATGTAAATTAGGATTAGGCTACCCTACGACTTGTGACTTATATCAACTAACTCTAGACTCCTCTTAGAGAAACTATGTTGTCATGAATTCCTATTGTAAGGGGCGGTAGCGTAATCCCCAAAAGGAAAGACAAGATTTTAGATATAGTAAGGCAAGGCAAAAAGGGCGGCAAGCAGGTCTTTCCCTAACCCTAACGAGGACAAAACTAGCTATCTTCTCTAAGGCGCATTTCTGTCCATATAAGAGTCTATTCTAGCAAACAAAGGGAGACCCAAGCAGCTTTTTTGTCCTAACAACAGGGGATTCATTCGTGAAAGCAGTTCTGGCATATGCCTCTTCCTAGTCTCTTAGTTAGCCAATAAAGGTATCAAACGAGAACGAGCAAAGGCGGTTAAAGAGAATAAAGGAGGTTCTTTTCTCGTAAAGCACTATTGCTATCATTCCTTGCCTTACAACCAAGCGTAGACCCGGACTAAAGAATAGCAGCAAATCTCTCAGGTGGAAACCTCTCACTGCCAGCCAAGTTTAGAAGCACCCCTTTATTTCAATAAGGAGTGTGAAGGAGCCGAAAAAAGGCTGCTATTAAAACGTTGAGAGTTATAGGAAGGTTTCCATACTACTGGACTCCTATGATTTCACCCTGTATACAAATAGCACTAGACTACTCATACTCATCTGAATCATACTCATCATACACATCTGAATCATAACTCTTAGTAACCCAAAAGACTTATTATAACAGTCAAGAACTTCACACCTTTCGGGGTCTATTGCTCCTGGTCAAGAAACATTCGATTTTTCTTTTCCGAGTTTGAGAGGTTTAACTTCCTTTCCCTGTAATGAAATCATAGGAGTAGTAGTATCTTGATCTTGAAAGAAAGGCAGGCAGTTTCACTTTCAGTCTGCATTTTCTGAGCTCTCCGAAAAGGAGTTTAGCAATCGATGTTAACTCTAACTCCAGAACTAGATCTCGTTACAACGAAATTGGAAGCATGGGCGGTGGTCGGATGAACAGAATGTCCGAGTAAGGAGAACTAGCCAAGCTTCTGAACAAGCGAAGGAACGCCTAACCATCTGTGAGATCGGAGACTTCGAGAGGCTCCCCAGTCCTCTTTAACGCCACTCTTTCCGAGTCTCGTTTGATGAAATGAAGCTTACGATTCTCTTAGTGAGAAGCTCAGTTCCGCTTTAAGCCCGACAAGCGAAGCGGGCAAGAGAACTAGGCTTGGTGTGGCTAGCTCTAAAGCAGGCCCTAGTATTCCTACTGATCTACTTCTTTCCGTCCCTTGCTAAAATATACATAATCAGTAAAGAACTAGAGATGGTACCACTACTACTGACTTTCTTACTGTTGATGCCCCATTCAAAAGAAAGGGGTGAAGCTACGGATGCCATTGTTTCCACTATAGCGGATGTAGTTTGTGTACCTGTATTTATACAATAGCTCATGTAGCGAGGGAAGTTCCAGTAGCTGGAGAGGAACTCCCCGATATCCCAGTAGTTAACGCTTCTCCGCTCGGCAATCCGTTAAATGATAAATAGACTAGACTCTTGAAGCAGAGCACCCACAAGCTTTGAAAAGAGAGGAAGCAATGAGTTACGGAGTCACCAGAAGGGTAATTAGGATCTGCTGCTGAACCAGATATCCCGCCCCTTACGACCAGTAATCGATATCCCTGCGAGCCAACAAAGAATGAAAGAAGGAAAGGAGGACGCGAGGAAAAGAAGCGGGAAATTGCGTAGATACAGAGGAAAGCAATCCCTCTTATCACGCTCATGCCCCTTAGCTTCACCTAGATCGAATAGACAGGCCAAATCAACTCGGTCTTCATTAGTATGCTTACTCATTGCTGTGAAACCAATGGTGAGGATTGGTCACATAGGTGACCTACAGCTGGGCATATACACTAAAAACCTAAAAACAACGACTGGAAACACTCCATTCATCATGGTGTATGGTGCTGAAGCTATCATTCCCCGGTCACCAGTCTACGATTGGCAGTACCGCATCGATTGGGAGACATAGAAAGCGATCGTTTACACAAATTGATCCATCCCGAATAAGATGGCAACCGCCTGTGCTAGAGCAACAGCGTCAAGCTTGGCATGATAGGCAGTTACGTCATAAACCTATTTTCAAAGGCTACCAGACTTGGGGTTAGCTACAC is a genomic window of Glycine soja mitochondrion, complete genome containing:
- the orf110 gene encoding hypothetical protein → MKEGKEDARKRSGKLRRYRGKQSLLSRSCPLASPRSNRQAKSTRSSLVCLLIAVKPMVRIGHIGDLQLGIYTKNLKTTTGNTPFIMVYGAEAIIPRSPVYDWQYRIDWET